In Euphorbia lathyris chromosome 10, ddEupLath1.1, whole genome shotgun sequence, the DNA window AGTAAATCGTGCTTATGAACGGCTCATTTACAAATCGacccgagcttttatcgagccgctTGTGTAGTTTTTTACAAAActcaaaatttgttcataaatgttctaatcgagcctgttcatgagctttcgagccgagctttggcctgctcaaccggctcgtttacgaaccgagctagTAAATCGTGCTTACGAAtgactcgtttacaaatcgagccgtgCTTTTATCGAGCCGGCCACCGACCCGCTCGGCTCGggtcatttacagccctaattgAACTAGAATTTCAACACTGAACTGTTTTTTACAATGTGATCAAAATTAAACTTCTCAAACAACAACCTtacttcttaaaaaaaaaattaaaaaaaaaacagcaaaaacatacaaaataaaatactcAGAAACTAATAATTAATAGCTTAATATTCTAACTATTCAGCATTCCTACAGGAGCTATTCAACCTTACTTCTCATACACTGACTGATCCAGAATTCACTGACATGAGATACTTTAATCAACGGGTTCTGTAATTATCCCCGGCGGAAGCAGCAGCTTCTATATTAGGCTTGATTGATAATAAAGACAGCAAAGAACAATAGAACATAACATAAGAAAGCGAGCAAAACGAATCAAAGTTTCGGGCTTTTACTCTTCTTATACACTCTTTGGCCTAATATCTATACCCTGAATCACAAGTCCGCCTTTCCAATCACCTCCGTTAACCTCCAAAATGCTAATTTCCAAATCCCCAACTTCATCTTCTCTGTTAAAATAATCCCCCAATTCAATCTCTAGCCACCCGTCTTGTCTTTCCTGTGGACGATTACAATTATTACGATGACCTCCATTGTCATTGTTATTCATATTGTTACgattatcatcatcatcatcgttATCGTTATCATTCTCTATTGTTGGTGCAAGCGGCTGCATCGCCATAGGGTGCCTGTGCCCGAATGGACAGACCCTTCTCCTTCTTGGTGCAATCTGCATCGCCATAGCGTGCCTGTGCCTGAATAGACAGACCCTTCCCACAATAATTGGGTTCCTTTGACGCCTTTCCCTTCCCGCATCCAGATAAATACTTCTCTTCGAAGAATCTCCTTCTTCTGCTCCTGAAATTCCTACATTCACCTCTACCGGATTGTCGAATCCGTAAGTGGTCACTGTTGTTTTGTATACCAGGTACGCTGTGTAGTGAGTTTCTGGTGATAGCATTGTAGCTTTGATTTTGCCGCGGATTTCCAGCCAACACACCGCGATCAGCTCAGCTACCTCTGGGAATCTGTTTGCAACTTCGTATAATGCTAAATCAGAATACTGATGGGAATTATGATAGTAAGTAAACCGAAACACAATCAAGAAATTCTACTTCAGTGAAtcagtttgcattttcatatatgaTGAATCAGAATCTATAAagcacggaaactcttcatgACATGCGTTTCTCCGTTTCTGACAAATGTGGGAAAGGCAAACTCTGTGAAACTGATACGAAACGTTTCCGTAATTACCCAAAATATAAAACGtgtctctcaatttttaaacGGTTTTCCCTACTTATTTCAATTAAAATTCTAGAAATCCaaactttttattttgcaaTTCCTATTCAATTTAAGATTAGGAAAATTGAAACTTCCTATTTGAGAGATAACTTCTTCCTTGtatacttcaatttaaagaaCTTACCCATATTTCTTTCTCCTATAATTTTTGTCTCTTGAATCTCGATTGAACTCGGACTTTCTTCCTCTTGTTCTTCAATCTTGTTTTTTctaatgtattattatatttttattatttataaatatgtccctatatttttaatatttacacgtttccccACACTTCTGTCTCCTATGTTTTTCAGAAATTACGTTTATCAGTTTCCGTTTCAGTTTCCggttccgtgcaacatagatcaGAATAGAAATTGAAATCATTATAATGAATTGAAGACAATGTCATTAAAGATAAaggaaaaataaacaaaatcatGACTGCAACTACCGTAAATCTGTATTTTCATATATGCTGACGGAATTATCGTAATAATGAAAATATGGGAAACAAAATCAATAGTTCAAGGCTGCAACTTCTGCAACTGTAAATGTGTATTTTCATATATGCTGACGGAAATTatgataataatgaaaatatggGAACAGAAACGAAATCAAGAGTCCAAGGTTACAACTTCTGCAATTTTGTACACATTTTCATATATGATTAATCGAAATATGAATCAAAATCATGATAATTAAGAAAAACAGAACCAAAAATCAAGACTgcaacttctgcaaacctgattTGCAATTTCTTATATGCTGAATCAGAATTTATCAAcctaaataatgaaaataaccttgaaggtaaaggaaaaaaattgggaaaatccacaaaccttgaaTTGTTTCTAGAATTACTCCATCTCCAGTATCTCAGAGTATCACCCCAAATAATCATGAGATCTCTTGCAGAAAGCATGAAACTTTTCTTTCCACTCAATTTATCCAGCCTAAAGCTCTGTCAATAGACAATTACATATtagtaaaataatatattacatAGCCGCAGTGTGCGAATACAGAAGTTggtgtgtaaaaaaaaattgttaaatcGGTGTTTAGTAGAAAAAATTCGGATTTAGAGATGGTCTAATAagccaaaaaaaatgaaattcggATTTAGAGATGATTTAATAGAACGTGGACCAATGTTGGGTGCTAATATAGCACCAAAACTAAATTTATTGAAAACATGCTCTAATCACCACAACCTTAAATTTTATGGAGACATGAAGGGGTGAAACTACTTGTGGccatggtggttccggcggcAGAAGGGGCTGTCTCCGCCCCTGCATAGCCGCCATTGGTTTCTAAAAACTATCTATTAAAAGGGGATAATTCAATCTAACAATtacataaaggaattaattGCACTTTTTAATTTCATCATCAACTCAACATaataaaccaaaaattgaaattcaagatACTGATAGATGAAATTGACCTAACTTCATACTTCCAAGACAAAATTCAGAGATTCTAACCTTTTTTCCATTGTCAATGATGATAGGATTATCACTGAGGCTAAGATAGAGATCTTTGGCAGAAGCACAAGAAGACAACAGAGAAGGATTAGAAGATTGAGAGATTAAAGTCTGGTAATCAGAAGGAAGAAAGCGTCTCCAAACTGTATCAGATTCAGAAACTGACTTAAAACCAGAAGAGATTATGGAGCATTGGCCAGTGTTCTTGGGACTCGTGAACGAGAAGACGGTGGCTATGCAGTCCTCCGGCAACTGGCAAAAATCAACTCCAGTCATATTTTCCAGCCCTCTTTTTTTCTGTTCTTCTCTggagtatattttttttaaattaatttgattttataactaactttaaataattaatttcagATTATATAAAATCCAATgagatttttttaattaaaaggcTGGCATTAGGAGGAGCTTTGGTCAGACATccaaagggtaaattacacccatggccactgaactttacccattttcacattatgaccactcaacttcatttcttcccggtatgaccactaaactttaaactttttaacaccggtggccacttaacgtctcaaaCGACCGTtcacggctaaaaataaaaaatccaaagcgttaatgatattttaaggaactttaattcttgaaaattttcgttttgaggtcatttggaTGTTGTTTGactaggagagagaaagtgaatttttagagagagaaagatccaaaaaatgtgatttttgaaaatgaaaaatgtggtttcatggtaaatgtcgtactaaacaactttaattcttgaatattttcattttgaggccgTTAacggtcgttaacggtcattttaagaagttagttaaaattgagttaccatcgatgttaaaaagtgcaaagttcagtggccatactgggaagaaataaagttcagtggccataatgtgaaaatagataaacttcagtggccatgggtgtaatgaCATTTATCGAACACATTTTAAGGATAGTAGAGTTAAAGGGAGTGAAAGAAAAACAAGATGGAGAaagaagggtaaaatgggtattttaaattttagaagGAGTAATGAGAGGGAGAGAGTTGAAGGTCATAAATGATTGTCAACGGTCACAATTGCCACCACTGTAACAAaatataaagttcaatggccatatcgggaagaattgaagttcagtggccacaatgtgaaaatgggtatagttcagtggccatgagtgtaatttaccctaaatttcattgtaagtataatgtgTTAAtacctttttattattttcttcaacatgtctccaacttcaattaataactattgtgtgaaatttatatctatttgcaacaaaaatacataaaaataaaaaaaaaattcaattttgctgAGTTGGATAaccccaaattaaaaaaaattagtggacTTCATTAAACCAACTCTAATTAAacctaacaattgagttcaCATAAAGCCAAagatctaaattttagttagagttaacaatcgaaacgattacacctagcaacttatactaaaaaagaattaaaatataaaaaatctttatttagtcattttgaaataaaaaagacaaataaaaaaagaaaacatggataaggcaATAAGATGTGTGAACAACACAATTGGGAGCACAATAACTagtacatatgaaaaaaaaatcaattaattaccttCAAAAAACATAACAATTTCCTATAATTTTTGACATATTTGCTTTTCCCGATTTTAGTTATCCATATGCCTCTTCtccggatttcttcaattggagatatcaaagtctaagTTCTcttaattcttgaagaaaatattattaatacaaTTTATCAAAGCAATCCGCtcctaaataaatctgaatctcttaatgaagtaagaataaaattataagattatattatttgaattaaaaatatcgaaaagacaaaatcttcgggggcccgaaagagagagttgctaattgttccttcctctagaAAGGACTTAgcgctgtgtttgatgagttctgctcgggagttggcctagaggtggggaatggtaagtccattagtttctggtttgataactggattggggataaaccgttaattgaggtgtgttcctcccccccgcctagtgatatccgcaactagaggattgccgatgtggtggactcggaaggagactggatctggtcgaagtttgatactttctttagccttgagactctccttagaatgcggggagtgaaggtgagtaatcaagaggaagacttggataggcattgctgggcgctaactaacaatggagtttattcttgcaaatcggcctttgaagctttctctctcaatagatctgatcctccctcggatgtttggaagtcgatttgggccctcaaagttccttaccgtattaggagtttcctgtggctgggcgttaaggacaggcttcttactaattcggataggcacagaaggcacttggctg includes these proteins:
- the LOC136209696 gene encoding F-box protein At2g02240-like, which produces MTGVDFCQLPEDCIATVFSFTSPKNTGQCSIISSGFKSVSESDTVWRRFLPSDYQTLISQSSNPSLLSSCASAKDLYLSLSDNPIIIDNGKKSFRLDKLSGKKSFMLSARDLMIIWGDTLRYWRWSNSRNNSRFPEVAELIAVCWLEIRGKIKATMLSPETHYTAYLVYKTTVTTYGFDNPVEVNVGISGAEEGDSSKRSIYLDAGRERRQRNPIIVGRVCLFRHRHAMAMQIAPRRRRVCPFGHRHPMAMQPLAPTIENDNDNDDDDDNRNNMNNNDNGGHRNNCNRPQERQDGWLEIELGDYFNREDEVGDLEISILEVNGGDWKGGLVIQGIDIRPKSV